The uncultured Ilyobacter sp. nucleotide sequence AATGACGACCTGGAGGAGTTCATCAAACTTGCAGATCTGAAACTCTACAGGGCCAAAGAAACAGGACGAAATAAGATAATATCTTACAAAAAACGATAAAAAAACAGGAGAAAGTATAAAGCTTTCTCCTGTTTTTTTTATTTAAACATCTCCAACACCTCAGGAGAGTAAGATCCGTCTTCTGTATGGGTGTATAGAGGCGGAAGTATGGATATCCCCTCTTTTCCATATTTGATTCCCTCAACCAGGATTGTCTTTGCTGGTTTCCCAAATTTCGAATGACAAAACTGAAGTCTTTTAGGGGAGATTTCATATTTTCTCATTAGGTCTAGTATTTCAATCATCCTGTCTGGTCTGTGAACCAGGGCAAAATATCCCCGGTCTTTTAATAAGCCCGATGCAGTGGATATAATATCTTCTAGGTCAGCTGTTATCTCATGTCTGGCATAGGTAAGCTGATCCAAATCATTCAAAAGTTCGGTGTTTCCGTTAAACTTAAAAAAAGGAGGGTTGCTTATAACTGCATCCTGACTTCCATTCCTAAAATGCTTTTTCCAGTTTTTCAAATCATCCTGTATAATATCCACCTGGTCTTCTAGGCTGTTTAGTTCAATATTTCTTCTGGCTAGGTCTGCAGAAACCTCCTGTATCTCAACCCCGGTTATATGAGCCTTTGAACGGCTAGAAAGAAGCATTGGTATAGACCCGTTCCCTGTCCCAAGATCTAGTATTTTCTTCACACCACGGTTTATAGTAAGAAATTCAGAAACGAGCACAGAATCCAGTGAAAAATTAAAATAGTCGGCTCTTTGGATTATCTTCATTTCAGGTTTATTTAAAAAATCAATTATTACCTCTTTTTCATGTTTTAACAAAGTATCCTCCTAATATAAATTACAGCGAAATAAGTGCAGTTGCTATTATACCAGTAATTTTTGATTAAATAAGCAATTTATTATATCAAAATTATGAAATTATTAAAAGTCTGTTTAAAAAATGAAATTTTCATGATATTTTAAATAAAAATATATTTTTACCCTAAAAGAGTTGAAAAACAGTGAAAAATGTAATAATATCATACAGATAATGTCATGTGAAAAAGGGGGCGAAAAATTTGAAAAAAATAAACTTCTGCATGAAAATTATTTTATTATTCACAATGATTTTTTTTAAAGCCTTTTCCCTTTTAGAAGACTCACTGAGTCCAGAAGATATAGCATACATGAAAAGTAAGAAGATAGTAAAATTTGCCTATATCCAGCGAAGCTCAATGGGAAAAAGCTATAATGATGTATATAACGAAGAATTAATAAAAACTTTTAGTGAAAAAACTGACATGAAAACTCTTGTAGTTAAAGGAAGTTTTGATAAGATAAACAATTTAAAAGATATAGATATAATAATAGACAGTCCCAAGTCGGGCATGGAATACTCAGAGACTCCAACTATAAACGTACTTCAGTATGCATTTTACAGACTTAAAGGAGGAGAAAATAGAGAGGAAAACTTTTTAAAAAATAAAAAAATAGCAGTGCTAGAGGGAGACCACTCCCCTGTGAGTAGGCTTGAAAAAATAGCTGAGAATATAGAGCTTATCCGGGTGAAAAATACAGAAGAAGGGTTCTCTCTTCTGAGAGATAAAAAAATAGACCTGTTTTTTACATTGAGAGACGATATGTATATGAGACTTCCTGAGCAGAAAATATTTGAAAAATTCACTTTAAATAAAAATTCATACTTGGAAAAAAAATTCAGTGTCAAATCCAAAAACGGAAACTTAAAAAGAATATCTAGTGCATTTGTAGAAAACTACGGACATCTTGAAAAAACGAAAGATTACGAAAAAAGTTCCGCTAGATTTTTGTGGAAACTTATGGAAATCTCTCCTGCAGAAAAAAGATACCTCAGAGAAAAGGGGAGTATCAGAATCGGAGGGTTTTTAAAGGGCCTGGCCCCTATTATGTATTTTGATTCTTCTAGAAAGCTAAAGGGTGCAGTTTTAGACTATATAAATATGTTTAAATATGGTGCTGGTATAGAGGTATCACTTATTCCAGACTACATAAACAAAGGCAAATCTTTAGAGGAATATGGTAGAGAATTAAACATCGATCTTTTTGTCGTGGCTTCAAAGGAACTAGAGCACAAGGAGCTTGCTATGACAAGACCTTATTATCGCTGTACTCTGGGAATTTTTGGACTAGAACAGGCTGGAGACAATTTTTTCAGGGATTTAAATGAACTTTCTGGAAAAAAAATAGGTATTGTACATGATAAATCTCTTCTGCCACTACTAGAGATAGATTCAAATTTTGAGATGAAACCTGCTGACAACCTTGAAGAACTTTACAAAATGACTAAAACAGGTAAAATAGATTATTTTATCTATGACTATACTCTCATGAGTAACTCTAGAAATAAAAAAGGAATGAACAATTTAAAACTTTACGGAATATTGGATAAAGATTTTTCCCTTTCATTTGCCACATTTAAAGAGGATATTATCCTTAGAAATATTGTGGATAAGATTTTAAAATTTACAGATACTGATGAGGTTTTTTCAAAATGGTCTTTTAAAGCCCAGGAAAATACTGAAGAGTCACCTTACAGACAGTGGATGATAATATTCGGAGTAGTTCTACTGATATTAGTGCCTTATCTCATGATTCTAAAAAATGAGATTAATAAGAGAAAAAAAGCAGAAATAAGGCTGCTAGAAACAAAAAGAGAATTAGAAAATGCCTTGAATATAAAAACCGCCTTTTTAGCCAATGTGAGCCACGAGTTAAAAACTCCATTAACTGCAATCATGGGATTCACAAAACTCCTTATGAAAAGAGAGGAAAATCCGAAAAAACAACAACTTCTTGAAAATATCCAAGTGGCCGGAGATACCCTGGTTACCTTTATAGACAATATTTTAGATTTATCTAAATTAGAGGCCGGAAAAGTGGAACTCAAATATAGAAGAATCAACTTGAGAAATATGATAGATAACATCGAAAGAATATGTAATGGTCTAAACAAAGGACGTAACGTATTTTTCATCATGAATGTAACAGAAAAGGTTCCAAAATATTTTATGGGTGATGAAGTTAGACTTACAGAGGTTATATTGAATCTTGTCAATAACGCCTTTAAATTTACAAAATCTGGAAAGGTTGAGGTAAAGTTCGATAGTTATGATGAAAAGCTCTTTATAAGCATAACAGATACAGGGATGGGAATTCCTAAGGACAAACTAAGCTCTATCTTCGAGAGGTACCACCAGCTAGACCTTAATGAGAACATAGAGAAAAAAGGCTTTGGCCTGGGCCTTACAATAGTAAAAGAGATAGTGGATATGATGGAAGGGGAAATAGAGGTAAAAAGTAAGTATAAAGAATGGACAACATTTAAAATAACCATCCCTATCAAGAAAAAGCTTGAATTGGTGGGAAGCATCCGTGGTAAATCCAATTAAATTTCTAGGTGCAATGCTTCCTTGTGGGTCTATTTCCCTTCATAACCTTGCTTTTTTAGATTTTAAGAGATATAATCTTATCACAATAAATTTTTACTACAGAAGGGAAGTGATTTTATGAAAATTATCATAAGAGGAAGACACCTGGAAGTAACAGATGCTATCAAAAATTTTGCTGAGGAAAAAGTGCAAAAGTTGGAAAAATATTTTGATCATATTGATGAAGTTGAAGTAGTTCTTTCTGGACATATGCACAAGGAATTTGAAGCTGAAGCTATTGCAAAGGTAAAAAGCCACAGCTATGTTGTAAAAGCAAAGGACAAAGACCTTTACAATGCAATAAGTGAATCTAAGACTAAACTGAAAGATATATTAGTAAATGAAAAACATAAAATAATTGATTCTAAAAGAACACCTTTAGCATAGAGCCGTTTTACGGCTCTTTTTTATTTCTAAAATATAAACAACAGATGTCACAGATAAAGGTATATACAGAAAAAATGAGTTATACTTCCTCCTAGGACGAAAAAATGCCAGACTCCGTGATGATATTTAAACAGAGGAAGGGCAAAAAATATTATTCCCAGAGTATAGAGGATCCCCCCTATAAGGAGGAGTAAGAATCCACCATAGGCTATAGAGGCCAGTAGTGTCTGTATAACAAAAATTATAGACCAGCCCATAGCGGCGTATACAGCAGTTGCCGCAGCGACCCACTTGTCTATCCAGATGGACTTGAATACGATCCCCATAAGAGCAAGTCCCCATTGAAACCCAAAGAGAATCCACCCTGCCTTTCCCTTTAAGAGGGTAAAACAAAAGGGAGTATAGGTTCCAGCTATCAAAATATAAATAGAGCAGTGGTCAAGACGCTCGAAAACCCTCTTTGCCCTACCTGGTCTGAGAGAGTGATATAAAGTAGACATAGTGTACATGATAAAAAGTGAAATACCAAAAACAATGAATCCGACTGCACTTAGACTGCTGTTAGCCTTTACTCCCTTGACAGATAAAAAAACTAAAGCTATTATGGAAAGCGGTATTCCTAATCCGTGGGATAAGGCGTTGGCTATCTCTTCTTCTCTGGAAAATTTATTTATAATCTTCATAGTTATGACCTCATTTCAAAATGATATATTTAATTATAACACCGTAAAAGATTGAAATAAAGGCAATTCTAGAAAATCTTTCTATTATAACGATGGGATTTTCATGGTATAATATCAGAATAATTTTCAACAGAAAGGACTAATAATATGAAGATATGCCCCTGTGAAAGTGGTAAAAAATATGAAGATTGCTGCAAAAAATATATAAAAGGAACTCTTGTACCTTCTACGGCTGAGCTCCTTATGAGATCGAGATATACTGCATATGTAGTAGGTGAAATCGATTATATATTAAAAACCCACGATCCATCTACTGTGTCAGATATCAGTAGAGATACAGTTGCCGATTGGTCAGAATCTTCTAAATGGGAGGGCCTTGAAATAGTAAAAACAAAGGCAGGAAAAGTAAGAGATAAAAAAGGCATTGTGGAATTTAAAGCCTCTTATATAGTTAATGATAAAAGACATATTCATCATGAAAAGAGTCTCTTTGTAAAAATAAAGGGCAGATGGTATTATCACGGCTGGGCAGAATAATTTCACCCTATAATCTCAGCTATAGGGCTTTTATGCTGCCTCTATTTTTTCCAATACATAGGCCTCTATAAATTTTGCCACCCCATCTTTTTCATTTGTGTCTGCAATATACTTTGACACATTTTTGATCTCTTCAATGGCGTTTCCCATTGCCACTCCATAACCAGACCAGCTTAGTATCTCAAGGTCATTGAAGTCGTCTCCAAAGGACACAAGATCTTCAAGGCTTATTTTTTCTATTTCTAGTACTTTATTCACCCCGTAAAGCTTGTTGGTGTCAGCATGAACAAGCTGAGCAAATTCCATATTATCTGTAAAAATCAGTCTACATGATTCTGGAATAAGCATATTTAAGATGTTTAAATCAAAATAGTCCAAATCTTTAGTCTTTAAAAGTATTTTCGGTGAGTCTATGACATTTTCCTTGGAGAATTCATGATAACTGCAAAGCATCTGTTCATTATACTCTCTGTCTTTACATCTAGTAAGACTCTTGTTATCTTGTTCTACTATAATAAACATATCATTAAAAACAGTTTCTATCATCTGAATAATATCCCATACTGTGTTTTTGTCTATTAAATTTTCATGAATAAGTTTTTTGTTTTTATACACCATTGCTCCATTTGAAGAGATGACTACATCCTCATGGAAAACTTCTGGGAGAACGCTATATATAAACTGAGTAGGACGACTGCTGTTAAAAACAATTACCTTTCCTTCTTCTTTACATCTCAAAAGTACCTCTAAGGTTCTTTCTGATATTTTTTTATCATCTGTCAAAAGAGTCCCGTCAAGATCAAAAGACAATATTTTCATAAAAATTACCTCCTTTTTTAATTTTCTATTTTATACCATTTTTATGTATAGCTGATATGTATATACTGTAGTAAGTTTGTAAATGCCACTTTTACTAATGGCATCAAATAAATTTAAAGGGTTTTTGTAAAAAAAACCTAATTATTTAACTAGGAAGAGATTTACAGAAACAATTTAAACATCAGGAGATGACTATGAAAAAATACTTTTTTATATTTTTAACTTTTCTCATAATGATTATTATTTTTAAATTTTCCAGTGAAGATGCAGCTACTTCCTCTATGCGATCTGAGAAGGTAGTTCATCTCATGGAAAAAGTTTTGACAGAGAACATCAGTAAAGAAACTTACTCTCACTTAGTGAGAAATTTTGCTCACTTTATACTGTATTTTTTACTGGGAATTTCACTGCAGTTTTCCTTTGATGACAGTTCTAAGACCCTAGGCACTCAGCTCAAGGTTCTGGCTATTGTTTTCTTCTATGCCTGTTCTGACGAATTTCATCAGAGTTTTGTTCCAGGAAGGAGTTTAGAGTTTAAAGATTTGTTAATTGACATTACCGGTGGATTAGCATCAATTATTATATTGGCATTTTTTAGAAAAATATTTAAAACCGTCAGCTTAGAGATAACATAGAAAAGGAGGGTAAAAATGATTGTGTATCTAGCCAGGCACGGAGAGGCAGTCTCAGTAGAAAAAAATCCCGAGAGGCCTCTTTCACAAGAGGGTAAAAATGAAGTGGAAAAAATGGCCTTTTTGCTTGAAACCATGGGATTAAAAGTAAACAAAGTAATACACAGCGGGAAGAAACGAGCTGAAGAATCTGCTGAAATTTTTTCTAAAAAACTCTGTAACGGTAATACATCAGTAGCTAAAGGATTAAAACCCAATGACAGTGTAAAAGAATTTTGGGAAAAATCAAAAGATGAAGATAATACCATGTATGTGGGACACTTGCCCTTCATGGAAAAACTAGCTTCGTTTATTCTGACTGATGAAGAAGACCGGATTCCTGTTAAGATAAAAACAGGTGGTGTGCTGTGTCTATAAAAATCAGAGGAGAGATGGTTTATTAGATGGTTGATCTCTCCAGAACTATGATATAAAAAGGAGTAAAATTATGAAAAATTGTCTTAATAATTTTTCACCTAAGATACTGAACTTTTCATGGGGAGTAATGGATATAGAGGGATATGGACAGGGAAAGGATTTTAAGCTCTATCCAGGTGGTGCTAGACCCTGGGACTGGTCTGAGACTGGAACAGAACACTCTCCTGGTATACAGCCGGAAGATGTAGAAGAGCTCATAGAAAAAGGATGCCAAATAGTAGTACTCTCTCAAGGAGTGTACTCAAGCTTGAAAGTAATGGACTCAACTATAGAGCTGCTAGAAAAAAATAATGTCGAATATCACATCCTAGACACCAGGAAGGCTGTTGAGCTCTATAACAAATTAGCAGGTGAAAATCTTCGTATAGGGGGATTATTCCATTCTACCTGCTAGTTCACATTTGAGCTTACTTTAAATACTAATTCTTTCAATAAATAAAATGCCACAAGATTCCACAAAGGTTTCGTGTGGCATTTTATTTGAAATATTTAAAGCCATTTTTTCTTTCTGAAAAAAGCAATAAGCCCTACAAAAATAAAAATCATAAAGATAATTAAAATAGGATACCCCATCTTATACTTAAGTTCAGGCATATATTCAAAGTTCATCCCGTAGATACCTGCAATAAAGGTAAGAGGTATAAAAATAGTCGCGATAATAGTCAGGATTTTCATTATTTCATTCATTCTATTGCTTACCCCTGTCATATATAACTCAAAGATATTGCTTAGAGAATCTCTCAGCCCCTCCATCAAATCTATTATTTGAAGTGTATGATCATAGAGGTCACGGATATAGAGTTTGGTATTTTCATTCAGCATAATAGATTCATTTTTTTCTAACTTTCCCACTGCATCCCTCAGGGGCCAAAGGTCTCTTTTCATGCTGTTTAGATAAACTCTTATCTTTTGCAAACTTTCCACTAAATCTGATTTTGGCCTGTCAAGAACGTCTGTATTCAATTCCTCAAGCCTGTTATCATATTCCTCTAATATCAGGAAGTAATTGTCTATTATCGTGTCTAAAAGAGTATAAAACAAATAGTCTGCCTTTTTTTTCCTCAGCCTGCCTTTGGAGTTTAAAATCCTGTCCCTAATTATATCAAAAACATCACCTTCATGCTCCTGAAAGGATATAACAACCCCCTCTCTAAGTATAAGGCTCACCTGCTCCTCCTCTATTTTATAATTTCCCTTAGAAACACTCATCATTTTTAAAACCATAAAAAGATAGTCTTCTGATTCCTCAATTTTAGGTCTTTGAGCCGTGTGAAGAATATCTTCTAAAATAAGTGAATGAACATTAAATTTTTCTCCGATTTTTTCTATGAAAGTGGTGTCTGTTAATCCAAAAATATTTATCCATACTACTTTGTTATCTACTGAATTTAATTTATTGATATCTGACGCACTGTAGCTTAAAACCTGACATTCTTTTTCATCATAAACAAAATACTCTATATTAATTTTTTCGGAAGTTTTATCCCCAGTGTAAACAAGGGTTCCAGGCGGGACTCCTACTTTTTTAATCTTCTTTTTAGAACCTTTTCCCATATTTTCATCCCCTTTCAAAATTTAAGCCACAAAATTATATTTGAAAACTAAGTTTAATTCCTGTAAAAAAGACATATTTTTTATTTTTATGACAGAGTAAAATCTAATTTATAAAAAAACAAAAAAAGCGAGGAAGGGACACGGGGGGTGTCCCTTCCTCATTTTGGTTGTAAACAGAAATTTTAAGGGTCTATGTCAAGTTCTGTATGAACTAAACACCAATATATTTTCTAAGCAACTTCTCCAAGAGGCTGAGCACTTCTCTTTTTTAGGAAAAGAGCTAATGAAGCTACTGCAACTCCAAGTCCTACTGGATATCCAACTGAAGTTGGTAATGTCAATCCCTCAGGTGCTATGATTATATATGTGGTAACAACTGCTGTCATAAATGTAGCCGGTACTGCTGAAATCCAGAAGTTCTTTCCTCTCTGTGACAGATATACCGCTCCAGCCCATAAAACTATAGTAGCAAGTGTTTGATTTGACCATGCAAAATATCTCCAGATGATCCCAAAATCCATGAAGCAAAGTGCGATACCAACTGCGAACAATGGAAGAGCTATAATAAATCTGTTTTTTATAGGTCCTTGTTTGAAATTTGTAGCATCTGCGATCGCTAGTCTAGCACTTCTAAAGGCCGTATCTCCAGATGTTATCGGACAAGCAACTACTCCTAAAAGAGCAAGGGCTCCGCCGACTTTTCCAAGCATTGAATTAGATATTGTATTTACAACAACTCCTGCCGGACCTGCTGCTGCAAGGCCTTCAGTTCCTCCAAAGAAAGTCATGGCAGCTGCTGCCCAGATAAGAGCTATAACTCCTTCTGCTATCATTGAACCGAAGAATACTCTTTTACCTTCTTTTTCATTTTTTATACATCTCGCCATCAGTGGAGACTGAGTAGCATGGAATCCAGATATGGCTCCGCAAGCAATTGTTATAAATAGGAATGGATAAAACGGTGTCCCCTTAGGATTTAAATTCTGAAGTGTTAATTCAGGAATCTGATATCCTTTTACAAATAATCCAATTGCAATACCTAGTCCCATTATAATCAAAGATGCTCCAAATATTGGATAAACCTTACCGATTAATTTGTCTACTGGAAGTACAGTAGCTATTATATAATAAATTATGATAATTCCAACCCAAGTCATTTTGCTGACTCCAGGCAGAATATTTGTCAATATTCCTGCTGGACCTACTACGAATACGACTCCTACTAACACAAGTAAAACAACTGAGAAAACTCTCATTACATTTTTTGCACTAGTACCAAGATATTTACCAACTATCTCAGCTATTGTAGCTCCATCATGTCTCAGAGAAAGCATACCTGCTAAGTAATCGTGTACCGCACCTGCAAAGATACATCCAAATACAATCCATAGAAATGCAGCTGGTCCCCAAAGAGCTCCTGCCACCGCTCCAAATATAGGTCCTAATCCAGCGATATTTAGGAACTGTATAAGGAAAGCTTTTTTCCAGTCTAGCTCAACGTAGTCAACACCATCTGCCAGCTTTTTGGCC carries:
- a CDS encoding tRNA1(Val) (adenine(37)-N6)-methyltransferase, with protein sequence MKIIQRADYFNFSLDSVLVSEFLTINRGVKKILDLGTGNGSIPMLLSSRSKAHITGVEIQEVSADLARRNIELNSLEDQVDIIQDDLKNWKKHFRNGSQDAVISNPPFFKFNGNTELLNDLDQLTYARHEITADLEDIISTASGLLKDRGYFALVHRPDRMIEILDLMRKYEISPKRLQFCHSKFGKPAKTILVEGIKYGKEGISILPPLYTHTEDGSYSPEVLEMFK
- a CDS encoding ATP-binding protein — encoded protein: MKKINFCMKIILLFTMIFFKAFSLLEDSLSPEDIAYMKSKKIVKFAYIQRSSMGKSYNDVYNEELIKTFSEKTDMKTLVVKGSFDKINNLKDIDIIIDSPKSGMEYSETPTINVLQYAFYRLKGGENREENFLKNKKIAVLEGDHSPVSRLEKIAENIELIRVKNTEEGFSLLRDKKIDLFFTLRDDMYMRLPEQKIFEKFTLNKNSYLEKKFSVKSKNGNLKRISSAFVENYGHLEKTKDYEKSSARFLWKLMEISPAEKRYLREKGSIRIGGFLKGLAPIMYFDSSRKLKGAVLDYINMFKYGAGIEVSLIPDYINKGKSLEEYGRELNIDLFVVASKELEHKELAMTRPYYRCTLGIFGLEQAGDNFFRDLNELSGKKIGIVHDKSLLPLLEIDSNFEMKPADNLEELYKMTKTGKIDYFIYDYTLMSNSRNKKGMNNLKLYGILDKDFSLSFATFKEDIILRNIVDKILKFTDTDEVFSKWSFKAQENTEESPYRQWMIIFGVVLLILVPYLMILKNEINKRKKAEIRLLETKRELENALNIKTAFLANVSHELKTPLTAIMGFTKLLMKREENPKKQQLLENIQVAGDTLVTFIDNILDLSKLEAGKVELKYRRINLRNMIDNIERICNGLNKGRNVFFIMNVTEKVPKYFMGDEVRLTEVILNLVNNAFKFTKSGKVEVKFDSYDEKLFISITDTGMGIPKDKLSSIFERYHQLDLNENIEKKGFGLGLTIVKEIVDMMEGEIEVKSKYKEWTTFKITIPIKKKLELVGSIRGKSN
- the raiA gene encoding ribosome-associated translation inhibitor RaiA, with the protein product MKIIIRGRHLEVTDAIKNFAEEKVQKLEKYFDHIDEVEVVLSGHMHKEFEAEAIAKVKSHSYVVKAKDKDLYNAISESKTKLKDILVNEKHKIIDSKRTPLA
- a CDS encoding hemolysin III family protein — protein: MKIINKFSREEEIANALSHGLGIPLSIIALVFLSVKGVKANSSLSAVGFIVFGISLFIMYTMSTLYHSLRPGRAKRVFERLDHCSIYILIAGTYTPFCFTLLKGKAGWILFGFQWGLALMGIVFKSIWIDKWVAAATAVYAAMGWSIIFVIQTLLASIAYGGFLLLLIGGILYTLGIIFFALPLFKYHHGVWHFFVLGGSITHFFCIYLYL
- a CDS encoding YchJ family protein, translating into MKICPCESGKKYEDCCKKYIKGTLVPSTAELLMRSRYTAYVVGEIDYILKTHDPSTVSDISRDTVADWSESSKWEGLEIVKTKAGKVRDKKGIVEFKASYIVNDKRHIHHEKSLFVKIKGRWYYHGWAE
- a CDS encoding HAD family hydrolase, which gives rise to MKILSFDLDGTLLTDDKKISERTLEVLLRCKEEGKVIVFNSSRPTQFIYSVLPEVFHEDVVISSNGAMVYKNKKLIHENLIDKNTVWDIIQMIETVFNDMFIIVEQDNKSLTRCKDREYNEQMLCSYHEFSKENVIDSPKILLKTKDLDYFDLNILNMLIPESCRLIFTDNMEFAQLVHADTNKLYGVNKVLEIEKISLEDLVSFGDDFNDLEILSWSGYGVAMGNAIEEIKNVSKYIADTNEKDGVAKFIEAYVLEKIEAA
- a CDS encoding VanZ family protein; this translates as MKKYFFIFLTFLIMIIIFKFSSEDAATSSMRSEKVVHLMEKVLTENISKETYSHLVRNFAHFILYFLLGISLQFSFDDSSKTLGTQLKVLAIVFFYACSDEFHQSFVPGRSLEFKDLLIDITGGLASIIILAFFRKIFKTVSLEIT
- the sixA gene encoding phosphohistidine phosphatase SixA, whose translation is MIVYLARHGEAVSVEKNPERPLSQEGKNEVEKMAFLLETMGLKVNKVIHSGKKRAEESAEIFSKKLCNGNTSVAKGLKPNDSVKEFWEKSKDEDNTMYVGHLPFMEKLASFILTDEEDRIPVKIKTGGVLCL
- a CDS encoding Mth938-like domain-containing protein — protein: MKNCLNNFSPKILNFSWGVMDIEGYGQGKDFKLYPGGARPWDWSETGTEHSPGIQPEDVEELIEKGCQIVVLSQGVYSSLKVMDSTIELLEKNNVEYHILDTRKAVELYNKLAGENLRIGGLFHSTC
- the corA gene encoding magnesium/cobalt transporter CorA; translation: MGKGSKKKIKKVGVPPGTLVYTGDKTSEKINIEYFVYDEKECQVLSYSASDINKLNSVDNKVVWINIFGLTDTTFIEKIGEKFNVHSLILEDILHTAQRPKIEESEDYLFMVLKMMSVSKGNYKIEEEQVSLILREGVVISFQEHEGDVFDIIRDRILNSKGRLRKKKADYLFYTLLDTIIDNYFLILEEYDNRLEELNTDVLDRPKSDLVESLQKIRVYLNSMKRDLWPLRDAVGKLEKNESIMLNENTKLYIRDLYDHTLQIIDLMEGLRDSLSNIFELYMTGVSNRMNEIMKILTIIATIFIPLTFIAGIYGMNFEYMPELKYKMGYPILIIFMIFIFVGLIAFFRKKKWL
- a CDS encoding carbon starvation protein A, producing MITFLIALATLIGGYFIYGKIVENAFGIDENNPTPAKKLADGVDYVELDWKKAFLIQFLNIAGLGPIFGAVAGALWGPAAFLWIVFGCIFAGAVHDYLAGMLSLRHDGATIAEIVGKYLGTSAKNVMRVFSVVLLVLVGVVFVVGPAGILTNILPGVSKMTWVGIIIIYYIIATVLPVDKLIGKVYPIFGASLIIMGLGIAIGLFVKGYQIPELTLQNLNPKGTPFYPFLFITIACGAISGFHATQSPLMARCIKNEKEGKRVFFGSMIAEGVIALIWAAAAMTFFGGTEGLAAAGPAGVVVNTISNSMLGKVGGALALLGVVACPITSGDTAFRSARLAIADATNFKQGPIKNRFIIALPLFAVGIALCFMDFGIIWRYFAWSNQTLATIVLWAGAVYLSQRGKNFWISAVPATFMTAVVTTYIIIAPEGLTLPTSVGYPVGLGVAVASLALFLKKRSAQPLGEVA